A single genomic interval of Gopherus evgoodei ecotype Sinaloan lineage chromosome 11, rGopEvg1_v1.p, whole genome shotgun sequence harbors:
- the LOC115659895 gene encoding paraneoplastic antigen Ma1 homolog translates to MNIDPRNCLLVTGVLEAVDEGSIEPILRSSTEYLCKCKMRGRIFVREEGAFAVLCELPSAVDPLQVPGTIAVDDGEWKVITTGSQPSPAPTADVEFLKKMSDFLGKEGKTLADMPGLLGLKPRAPQQETAPSPDEWVKALGQALGKVMPPHPESSPYRKLRLFSGGPTPIPGEEAFEPWLEHTTEMLQEWAVPEAEKRRQLVECLRGPALDVIRTLKLGNPGVKVRDCLEALDHAFGRTEGSKDVYCKFLNARQQKGEKVSAYVQRLEKLLQRAIMRGAVAVEQMDRTRLAQIVRGIQYQNPILLHLRLRERQDNPPSYSRLIKEVREEEERQAAGEVWEVQQHQATGTTSTWTPKALMVNPQEELTQRVQALTQKVTELESTLDSAKTSRCKEPSATMVQMTTFRTSAPPRQQGKGQSFFCYRCGQSGHIAARCQNAENPMLVYQKLRTTWGKPGNGPRAWEGSRLGLQDAEAPLEGTMRPESPQD, encoded by the coding sequence ATGAATATTGACCCCAGGAACTGTCTTCTGGTAACGGGGGTGCTGGAGGCAGTTGATGAGGGCTCAATAGAACCTATCTTAAGGTCATCCACTGAGTACCTGTGTAAGTGCAAAATGCGTGGGCGCATTTTTGTGAGGGAAGAGGGCGCTTTTGCTGTATTGTGTGAGCTGCCCTCGGCTGTGGACCCTCTACAGGTTCCAGGCACGATAGCAGTGGATGATGGTGAGTGGAAGGTAATAACCACTGGGAGCCAGCCCTCACCAGCCCCTACTGCTGATGtagagtttttaaagaaaatgtcagactttttggggaaagagggaaaaactTTGGCTGATATGCCGGGTCTGTTGGGCCTTAAGCCGAGAGCCCCACAACAGGAGACTGCTCCTTCACCTGATGAGTGGGTGAAGGCTTTGGGGCAAGCATTAGGGAAGGTTATGCCACCCCACCCCGAGTCAAGCCCCTATCGTAAACTGAGGTTGTTTTCTGGGGGTCCCACCCCAATACCTGGGGAGGAAGCATTtgaaccctggctggagcacaccacagagatgctgcaggagtgggcGGTGCCTGAGGCTGAAAAGAGAAGGCAACTAGTAGAGTGTCTCAGGGGGCCAGCTCTAGATgtgattcgcaccctgaagctcggTAACCCTGGGGTCAAGGTgagggactgcctagaggccctggaCCATGCCTTTGGGAGAACGGAGGGTTCAAAGGATGTTTATTGCAAATTCCTCAATGCCAGGCAACAAAAGGGAGAGAAGGTTTCTGCCTATGTCCAAAGATTGGAGAAATTATTACAGAGAGCCATCATGAGGGGAGCAGTAGCCGTTGAGCAAATGGACCGGACTAGATTGGCTCAGATTGTGAGAGGAATTCAATATCAGAACCCAATCCTTCTCCACCTTCGATTAAGGGAACGGCAAGATAATCCACCAAGTTACTCTCGCCTGATAAAAGAGGTCCgagaagaagaagagaggcaggcagctggcgaGGTTTGGGAGGTGCAGCAACACCAAGCAACTGGCACAACATCCACATGGACACCCAAGGCACTAATGGTGAATCCTCAAGAGGAACTTACTCAGCGAGTGCAGGCCTTGACACAGAAAGTGACTGAACTAGAGAGTACCCTCGATTCagcaaagacttcaaggtgcaaggAACCCTCTGCTACCATGGTCCAGATGACTACATTTAGAACATCTGCACCCCCTCGACAGCAAGGGAAAGGACAATCCTTCTTCTGCTACCGGTGTGGCCAGAGTGGGCACATTGCTGCAAGGTGTCAGAATGCAGAGAATCCCATGCTGGTATATCAAAAGCTGAGGACCACCTGGGGAAAGCCGGGAAACggccccagggcctgggaagggagcCGCCTAGGCCTGCAGGATGCGGAGGCTCCCCTGGAAGGAACCATGCGGCCCGAATCCCCCCAGGATTGA